A region of the Bacillus sp. NP247 genome:
TATACGGAATGGTATTTGCGAAACTATTTCAGCAGTTATTTACAAATGAAGAAAGTGATGATTTTTCTTTATTTAATCGATAGAAAAAAGGTAGCGAAGTGATGGAATGAGAGATATAAAAAGGTTTTTACAAAAGTTACGTCCCGTGCAACTTATCGTTGTATTTTATTTACTAGCGGTAGTTGTATCGGTAATTTTACTTAGTTTACCATTTGTTACGAAGCCTGGCGTGAATTGGACATTTATAGATGCGCTGTTTACATCTGTTAGTGCTGTAAGCGTTACAGGACTGTCTGTTGTTACTATTTCAGATACGTTTACAACAGCAGGAATTATTGTTTTAGCCCTGATTTTACAATTAGGTGGATTAGGAATTATGGCACTTGGTACATTCGTTTGGATTATAACGGGTAAAAAGATTGGTTTGCAGCGAAGAAGGTTAATTATGGCAGACCATAACCAAGGAAATTTATCGGGCCTTGTAGAATTGATGCGTTCTATTTTAATTGTAATTATTTCGATAGAACTCATTGGAGCAATACTGTTAGGTACAAGGTTTTTACTATATTTCCCGACTTGGCAAGAAGCTTATTTTCACGGTTTTTTTGCCGCTGTTAGTGCAACGACGAACGGAGGATTTGATTTAACAGGACAATCGCTAATTCCGTACAAAAAAGATTATATCGTTCAAATGATTCATATGTTACTTATTATTTTAGGAGCGATTGGCTTCCCTGTGTTAATGGAAGTGAAGCAATTTCTTAGTAAGAGGAGAGAGCAACTTTTTCGTTTTTCGTTATTTACAAAATTGACGACAACGACATTTTTTGCACTCGTTGTTGTTGGAACCATCATGATTTTTTTACTAGAACGAAATCATTTTTTAGTAGGAAAGTCATGGCATGAAACGGTTTTCTATACATTATTCCAATCTGTGACGACGCGAAGCGGTGGACTCGCTACAATGGATATACTTGAATTGTCACAACCTACGCTTTTATTTATGAGTATATTAATGTTTATAGGAGCATCTCCAAGTTCGGTTGGGGGCGGGATACGTACGACAACATTTGCGGTTAGTATATTATCGTTATATACATTTGCAAGGGGCGGTAGAACGGTTCGAGTCTTTAAACGACAGCTACATGAAGAGGATGTACTGAAAGCATCTGTCGTTATGACGATGGGGATATTATTATGTGCCACGGCGCTATTTATTTTATCCATTACGGAAAATGTACCGCTTATGAGCTTGATCGTTGAAGTTTGTTCTGCTTTCGGGACGACAGGTTTATCGACAGGTATTACGCCAGATTTAACAACTGTTGGTAAACTTGTACTTATTGTACTTATGTTTATCGGGCGCGTCGGTATTTTAACATTTATATTAGCTAGTGGTGGAAGAGAACAACCACCTCGCTATAAATATCCGAAAGAAAGAATTATTATTGGATAGTATGAAACCATTCTACCTGCGTTAGGTAGAATGGTTTTTTTTAATCGTTAATTCCGAATTGGGGATGCATAAAAGCATCATTTTTATTATCAACTTCATTTTTAAGTAATTCTTGATTTTCTTCTGCAATCCACCCGATATCATTTGTAGGATGGATCCATTCATCCCCAGCCATAATGGCAGGGTCTACCTCATCACTCCAATTGTTTAATGGGCTGTTCGCGGAATCGTATTTACTGTCTCCAATTACAACATCATATTGATTTACAAAAGGTTGTTGCATCTTTTTTCCTGTTCCTTTAAAAGAAGGGAAGTTCATTTGATGAGGGAGCGTCTCGTCTAAAATTGGCGATTGGATTGTTTCTTTCTCCTTCAAAGTAATCGCTCCTTTTTGTAATGGTTTGTTCGTATGTAGTATTTCCATCTATAAGATCTTATGTACTTGTTAACACTTGCCAGTAATAGTTATTTCAAATTGCTCCAAACTAGAGTAGAAAGTAATTTCTTGAGAGCAGGTGAACGTATTGGTAAAAAGAAAAGTGAAACAAAATGCGGCAATTAACAATAATAAGACTCCGAAAGAAAGCTTACCAGATGCAGAATTTGCATTAGAGTATGAAGGAGAAAACAGTGCAAAGTACGCAAATCGTAATTCAAAAAAAGGTAAACAAAAATGAGGCGTTTTTTACAAACGCCTCATTTTTTTGTGGGATTATAAAGGTTTTTTTAATTATTTGTAAATTTCATGTTTGATATTAGCAGAAAAATGCGAAAAAACATAGAAGTAGCAACGTATTGCACAAAAACAACCAACAAACAAAAGATTAATGTTGGTTTAATACTGCTTTTACACTAGTTGTTTATATTTGAGTTGTACATAAGATTTGTAAAAGGAGAGAGAAACAGTGAAAAAAACAATCTTTAAAGCTGTAGCAACTGGAATGGTATTTTCGTTATTAATGGGGTGTGGTGCAAAGAAAGAAGAAAGTGCTGGAGCAAAAGTGAAAGATGATAAATTATCTGGATCATTAACTGTTTACACAGCGATTGAAGAAGAGCTTGTACCGATTTATCTTGATTCTTTTAAAAAGAAGTATCCAGATGTGAAGTTGAACATTGTTCGTGATTCAACAGGAGTTATTACAGCGAAATTGCTAGCTGAAGGAAAAAATACACAAGCAGATGTTGTATGGGGAACAGCGGCTTCTAGTCTATTAGCTTTAGAGAAAAAAGACATGTTAAAAGGATATTCTCCACAAGGAGCAGATCGTGTACTTCCACAATTTAAAGATGATAAGAAGCCAGAAAAATGGGTAGGTAATACTGCATTTATGACTGGAATTGCTGTGAATAAAGAAGAATTAAAGAAGAAAAATTTACCGATGCCAGAATCATATGAAGATTTAACGAAACCAGAATATAAAGGAACGCTAGTTATGCCGCATCCAGCTTCTTCTGGAACAGGATTTTTAACGGTTTCTGCATGGCTACAAATTATGGGAGAAGATAAGGGCTGGGATTACATGAAAAAACTTCATGATAATATGGCAACTTATACTCATTCAGGTTCAAAACCAGCAAAATTAGCAGGTGCAGGTGAATATCCGGTTGGTGTATCAATGGTTTATAGTGCTTTGAAAGAGAAACAAAAAGGTGCACCAGTTGAAGTAGTTTTACCGAAAGAAGGATTAGGATGGGAAGTAGAAGCGAACGCACTAATTAAGAAAGATAATGCAAAAAATGATAA
Encoded here:
- a CDS encoding TrkH family potassium uptake protein, producing MRDIKRFLQKLRPVQLIVVFYLLAVVVSVILLSLPFVTKPGVNWTFIDALFTSVSAVSVTGLSVVTISDTFTTAGIIVLALILQLGGLGIMALGTFVWIITGKKIGLQRRRLIMADHNQGNLSGLVELMRSILIVIISIELIGAILLGTRFLLYFPTWQEAYFHGFFAAVSATTNGGFDLTGQSLIPYKKDYIVQMIHMLLIILGAIGFPVLMEVKQFLSKRREQLFRFSLFTKLTTTTFFALVVVGTIMIFLLERNHFLVGKSWHETVFYTLFQSVTTRSGGLATMDILELSQPTLLFMSILMFIGASPSSVGGGIRTTTFAVSILSLYTFARGGRTVRVFKRQLHEEDVLKASVVMTMGILLCATALFILSITENVPLMSLIVEVCSAFGTTGLSTGITPDLTTVGKLVLIVLMFIGRVGILTFILASGGREQPPRYKYPKERIIIG
- a CDS encoding DUF3905 domain-containing protein encodes the protein MEILHTNKPLQKGAITLKEKETIQSPILDETLPHQMNFPSFKGTGKKMQQPFVNQYDVVIGDSKYDSANSPLNNWSDEVDPAIMAGDEWIHPTNDIGWIAEENQELLKNEVDNKNDAFMHPQFGIND
- a CDS encoding putative 2-aminoethylphosphonate ABC transporter substrate-binding protein, producing the protein MKKTIFKAVATGMVFSLLMGCGAKKEESAGAKVKDDKLSGSLTVYTAIEEELVPIYLDSFKKKYPDVKLNIVRDSTGVITAKLLAEGKNTQADVVWGTAASSLLALEKKDMLKGYSPQGADRVLPQFKDDKKPEKWVGNTAFMTGIAVNKEELKKKNLPMPESYEDLTKPEYKGTLVMPHPASSGTGFLTVSAWLQIMGEDKGWDYMKKLHDNMATYTHSGSKPAKLAGAGEYPVGVSMVYSALKEKQKGAPVEVVLPKEGLGWEVEANALIKKDNAKNDKLAQAFLDWAITDDVMKLYFEKNGFATIKNDYKLPEGFPKDVTEKLYKKNDFKWAAENRDKILERWEKEFGQKAEPKK